The DNA window TGGCATGTGTTGCGATCATTATATCCTCCATATatattaacctttttttttatcttttatacCCCCCTCAATCGATTAATGTATGCACACACTTCTAGTACATATTTCATATATCCACATCAACCTTACTATTATTTATtgcttacttttatttattgcttGTTAATTGTTAATATCTCTTTTGTAACTtttgttgtatttattctaataatgtATTGTAATGTAATGACGCTGCAATTTCctgttatcttatcttatcttcttTTACAATTCAAAGGCATGTGCCCTCCCACCATGAATAGgttctaaaaaatacattttaggcaAAAATTGATCTCACAACATTATAAAACAATCTTCCAGACATCATGCAATGTATAAATACCCATTTCAAGCGATTAAtgtaataaacataaataattgAATGAGTGTTCGCACATACAGCTTATACTTACTACTCTGGcctgggtttcccaaaagcatcataTCAAAAGATGATTCTTAAAGGTTAGAGGGTGAGTATTAGATTCATTACCAGTTAAGTTGATTTTaacactaagatgcttttgggaaactgggcccagaTTAATTGGAAAGGCACTTTAGTAGTACAGAACAGTACAGAACATGTTTAGACTAGTCTACATTGCAAAACAGTCACATTTAATTAAAACCCCAGTTCACTTAGTGGCCCACACAGGTTTCATGCAGTGCTTTGTAGCAGGTGGATGAACAGGTTTAACCCACATGTTTTTCTTCATCAGTggcttaaaataaatattagaaAACGCAGTGAATATAAGAGATGTAGCCTCTGTtctgaaaacataaaaaacccTAAAAGTTGAACCTGTTGTAGTGCTGCTGTTCAGTGCCTTTATTTCCCTGCTCAGTGTTTCGTCACAACATGGCGACTTACTCAGGCGCCAGGGTCGATTTAAACACTGACAACATCCAGGTATGTAGTTTCCTAACACAGTAACCCCGTGCTTGTCTCGTCTGCTGGTAGTGTTTACAGCTCGTTTTCTATGTCTGTGGCATTTATCAGAAGTAAATGAAGAAAGGCCGAGCCGAAACCGCTGCGTGTGTGGAACGAAAGTAACCGAGGCTCCTCACGCCACAGGCACTATTTACGGAGGAAGTAGCTAGCCAGCGCTAGCCAGCACGCTAACGGTTCACATCAGACAACTAGAGCTGGATTCACACACGTTCGTTGTTGTTGTCAGGATTGAGGTGTAACTTCATTTATATGTGGCGATTGTGACATGTGGGCAGTTTTTAGAGTTAACAACGATCACGGCTCTAGCCAAGTAGCTAGCTACGCACCTGTGAaccattagctttgtagctaagctagctagctaactatgtAGCCAGAGGATTCAGATTTGTTTCCCGCAAACTTTGCGAGCTGAGCTGCTAACCTGCCTCAGTCGCACTCCGGCCTGGGGAGGGTTTTGACGTACAACGGTAAAATAGCTGAGCTAGCTTGCTGACTCTGCAGTGTCTGGATGTTGTGAATATTTAgtggtctctctttcttttgaaTACTTGAATTTTATTCTGATCGCCAGTTTGATGCATTTCTAGCGTTTTACACGAAGCGCAGGTGCTAAACTTACTGTGAGCTTTATCACAGGGTTGTTGGCTGGTGAGTAGAGTCGTGCATTTGCCTTAAAATCTAGATTCATTCAAAACTAGTACGCTACCTGCCGTATCGTCCTTAAATGTGACgctatttaattttttttaacaagtttctctttttgtattttgtgaCTTGGTTTTAATCTGACACGGATCTGGTTAATTTCGCTTTAAGAATTTTAGTCGGCTTGATTTgaaccatttaaatgttttttaacaCACATTCCTACCAGGTTTTTGATGCACCGTGTGTATTTTGTGCTTTTTGTGTGTTGTCATTTGTCCCATGTGGTGGCTCTGGGAGCTGTTGCTGTGCAGCACGTGGTGGGCTAATCTAACCCTGTCCTCTGTCCATGACCCACTCTGCTCGTTGTACAGTAGCTACATGGTGCGCTCTCCGGACGTTGTTTTAAACCCACTCCGGCAGTATGATAAGTTCAAGAGTGAATCCCTGTCAGTAGAGGAATTTAGACCTCATTAAGGTTAGTCTGGTTCCGGGAACCGATCCTAGGAGTTCTGTATGTGCGCTATGATGTGATGTGAGGGAAACCCGCTTGCTGGACAAGCAGCAGCAGTACtgcaaaaacagtgtaaaatatgTTCTGTTGTTTTCTGACAGGAACTCGATATTTTAACATCATTAATATTCATCATCAATATTCCTTCATAGATTGAAGAAAAAAGTCACTAAACCTGCAGTGTTGGTGTAATTATCAGGTTTTGAGGTCTGTTTGAGCTAGGAAGCACAAGCCCTGCTCGACACTAGCCCTCCAGGAATACAACTGAAGCTAATATAATCTAATTCAGATATAAAAGTATGGTTGGCCTGGCTATTGGGTTACACCACATATACCCAACTGTAATACTGCCTGATCCATTTTACCTGAATGCTAACATAGCATATATAATCAATGAAGTCCTTCTCTTTTAGGCACTACTCTTGGGCTGAATCTTAAATGGCTCCCTACCCCCTATGTTGTAAACTTGGTTAGACTACATGCAAAAATAGCATGTAGTTATTCGATTGAGGAACTTTatagtggttcttttatggttCAGTAACCCCTTGTTCCTAAGTCCTGGACCATGAGGTTTCACGGCTTGGGCTAACGATGGCAACAATATACTTGATATCTCAAGACTATCTCTAAACTACCATCTCTTTGCTCTTTCATCACCAGTACGGGGTGAACACCATGGAGACCACTGGTGTATGTGGAATAGAGGCAGCGACACGTGGGATTGTGGAGGGCAGCAGCTCCCCTCCCTCACAAGATAAGGAGTTTGGGGATCTGGTTAACTGCAGTGAAGAAGTAAGAGGGGAAACACCTGGGAGAGAAGATTGCCGAATTGACCCCCTTGAAGGAGAACTGGACCCAAGCGGTGATCAGAGCAAGGAGCAAAACATGTTTGGTGGGTGACATGTTTTTTTTGGTGAcatggttgttgttttttgggtGATCTTTTGCTGGTCTAAAATAGAGACAAAAATATCTGTTTATTAAGTCTGTCTTGTACTTGGTTTCTCTTATCCGTCATGTAATACCACATTTCTGTTACTATAGGGAAAGAAGTCTTGCTACTGATGCAAGCCCTTCATACTTTAGCAACTCCAGAAGAGAAACTTGCTGCTCTTTGTAAGAAGTATGCTGACCTGGTAAGAGTCTGTGGTTTGCAGAATACTCCTGCTGTTTGCTGCTTTGGCTGTAGGCATGCATGTGCCCATTAGTAGTTAATTTCTATAATAGCAAATACAAGGGGTTCACTTTTAAAACATAGTCATCTCATTTGTTTTGATAGCTGGAAGAGAGTCGCAGTATGCAGAAGCAAGTAAAAGTGCTGCAGAAGAAGCAGACCCAAGTCCTCAAAGAGAAGATTCATTTGCAGAGTGAACACAGCAAAGCCATTCTGGCTCGGAGCAAGCTGGAAAGCCTTTGCAGGGAGTTGCAACGGCACAACAAGACCCTGAAGGTGCAGTGCTCCAGCATTCATTCCTGAATctagttatataatatatataataactcttattatttcagttcatttgaatACCTGTTATGATGAGTGATGAGAAGCCTTCCAATGTTGTGGCAAATTTCCAAGTGGCCAATTTTTTTGGCCCTatcacagctaaaaaaaaaaaaagttgatgtCTGCAGTGTTTGTATTAGCAAACAGATTTCCTGTGTGTAATGtccctgttgtgtttttttcaggAGGAGAACGCCCAGAGGTTCAGAGAATACGAAGAGAGGCGTAAAGAGGCCACTCTTCACTTTCAAATGACGCTCAATGAGATCGAAGAGCAGATGGAGCAGCACAACACTCACAACACCAAGCTGAGGCAGGAGAATATGGAGTTGGCTGAGAAACTCAAGAAACTTATTGAGCAGTATGAACTGAGGGAGGAGGTAAGGAAGCAAACATGTAACATATCCAATAAACCCACCCTGTTCAGATTGCATGCGTGCAATACAAGACTAGAAAAGGGGAAACTAAATTCTAGTTATAAGATGCTGTAGACATTAAAGAGTGTGTAAGTAGAAGTTCTATTTAAAACCACAGAACTGCAACCAGCGCCATTTGAATTGTGCTGGCACAAATATTAATCTTATTAACACTTGTTAATGCTCAGTGGATTATGCGTCTATTGGCTGCTTGTTTCATCTGGCTTAGCATGGAAAGCCCAAGGCAAGAGTGCATTCCATTGCGTTCAATTCCACCCTAAATGTTAGGTGATATGCTGCGAGGGCTTAGATGTCTATATTTCAGGATTCTATGGCTTTTTTTAATTGGTCATGTTACTTTCTCCATAACGTTTAGGTTTAGAAATGTGGATATAGCTTTGTGAAATAGAAATATGTAGTATTTTGTGGAAATGGGTCTGAATGTGATGTTTATTTTCAGCACATTGACAAGGTGTTTAAGCACAAGGAGCTTCAGCAGCAGCTGGTTGATGCAAAACTCCAGAGGACAGCTGAGCTGATGAGAGAAGTAGAGGAgaagcagcagagagagagagaacttgtaagacacagcaccattattattatttttatttcaaaccttaaaaaaaggaaaatattttTTGACATTAAGTAACTAGTATGTATGTTGCATGTTGTGCAGGTAGACGTACCATGGTGATGTTTGACCGCAATTTGACTTGTTTATTACTTGGTTTCCCTTTATTGTTCAGCTTCTGAAAAATGCGACTGAATCAAGACATAAATGTGAGCTGATGAAGGAGCAGgagcttcagctgaaacagcagcTTACTCTTTACATGGACAAATTTGAAGAGTTCCAGACAACCCTTGCGAAGAGCAATGAAGTGTTCACTTCTTTCAGACAGGAGATGGAGAAGGTGTGTAGTTGGTGGACATTACACATTACGTTGTCCTCAAGTCTTTGGAGTTGTTGGACGTTCTTTATCTTTATCATTCTCCTCTGTAATTGTTCTGTCATACACAGATGACCAAAAAAATCAAGAAGTTGGAAAAGGAGACTACTCTTTGGAGGACCAAATGGGAGACGAACAACCAGACCTTACTGCAAATGGCTGAAGAGGTGAGAATGCAACTCTGTATTATTCTGACTAGCAGATTGATATAAGCTGTATTAAAGGCCACAGCCTTTCTGGAAATCACAAACCAGCAGCAGGTATATCTGGATAGAATAACCAGACAATTTGTTTCTAGGTTCTCCTGGAACCTCTAAAAGTTCAAAGTCTAACAAAGACAGTCACTCAAGGCAGCACAAATTGAGTGACACTGTTCTCTGGGTTGCAAGGATGGCTTAGTTCCAGAGTTTTTGTTTGTGTCTTTCTGGGGTTCTTGATGTCAGAATGTGCGACCAGAATGTTTGTTACAGATTCATAATTCGTATATTTAACACAGAGTTGATACACAACAGTAATTAGATGTGACAACCTCTTGGACCCAGCTTGCAACTCACTCACTCGCACTCGCTCACTCGTGTTTAGCAGGCTAATTAAAAAACGGGTGCTACTAGGACTCAAAtaggggggagaaaaaaaaggttttgacTGTAACAGGTCCTGGTTGTAATGAaaattttttttcctccctttctCTTATTTCCACCCCATCATTTGTAGAAAACTGTGCGGGATAAACATTACAAGGCCCTCCAAGGTAAGCTGGAGCGTCTGGAGAAGCTGTGCAGAGCCTTGCAGAGGGAGCGCAACGACCTCAACCAGAAGCTGGGAGCCCTCCAGGGTCCAGCAAAGAATCCTGAAGAGGAGGGGACTGGTCCTCCTGACCCCCAGCCAGAGGAGCTGCACAGCCAGTCTgcagatggagggatggatggtgAGATAGATGGAGAAATGGAGTGTttggttcctgaaacagaaagGCTGGGGTTGCAGCCAGAGAAAGAGCCGACAACAAAGCAACTTGATGACGACTGAGTCGACCCAGTAAgggacgtttgtttttgttttttgttttttcttttcttttttttcgtggaggtatatatttttgtgtaaTAGATATCATaattaaaactaaaaacatATGTATGAAAACTGCTCTGTACATTGGTGGTTGGCTTTGTGATGAGCActttttactcacttttttctACCACATCTGTATTTTCTTAGGAAATGGTCATGTGGTCCAAGGTGGCTACAGCTTTAGTGTTTCATGCTTAAATCGTTTTTTGTTTTCCCCTTCTTGCTGATCTGTGTTGCGACTGCAGATTTGAACTTTTATGAAGATAAATGTAGCTCTTGGATCTGGCTAGAATTCTAGAATAAACAGAGTTCAGATGCATACAAGGATACTGCTAATTTCACAACTAACCGACTGTGTCCAAGTAACAAAGCAATTACAGGGCATTCATAAAAGAGGAAGAGTGAAATAGatttgtgttattattgttgtgatCTTAAACCACAGATGGGGTTTGTAGTTTAAATTAAAGAAGGTCTTATGGGAGTTATTCTTCCAATTACATCTGTAACTGAAATATGCTAGTCTTAAATGTACCATCTAGAGATGCAT is part of the Salminus brasiliensis chromosome 17, fSalBra1.hap2, whole genome shotgun sequence genome and encodes:
- the txlng gene encoding gamma-taxilin isoform X2, giving the protein METTGVCGIEAATRGIVEGSSSPPSQDKEFGDLVNCSEEVRGETPGREDCRIDPLEGELDPSGDQSKEQNMFGKEVLLLMQALHTLATPEEKLAALCKKYADLLEESRSMQKQVKVLQKKQTQVLKEKIHLQSEHSKAILARSKLESLCRELQRHNKTLKEENAQRFREYEERRKEATLHFQMTLNEIEEQMEQHNTHNTKLRQENMELAEKLKKLIEQYELREEHIDKVFKHKELQQQLVDAKLQRTAELMREVEEKQQRERELLLKNATESRHKCELMKEQELQLKQQLTLYMDKFEEFQTTLAKSNEVFTSFRQEMEKMTKKIKKLEKETTLWRTKWETNNQTLLQMAEEKTVRDKHYKALQGKLERLEKLCRALQRERNDLNQKLGALQGPAKNPEEEGTGPPDPQPEELHSQSADGGMDGEIDGEMECLVPETERLGLQPEKEPTTKQLDDD
- the txlng gene encoding gamma-taxilin isoform X1; amino-acid sequence: MATYSGARVDLNTDNIQYGVNTMETTGVCGIEAATRGIVEGSSSPPSQDKEFGDLVNCSEEVRGETPGREDCRIDPLEGELDPSGDQSKEQNMFGKEVLLLMQALHTLATPEEKLAALCKKYADLLEESRSMQKQVKVLQKKQTQVLKEKIHLQSEHSKAILARSKLESLCRELQRHNKTLKEENAQRFREYEERRKEATLHFQMTLNEIEEQMEQHNTHNTKLRQENMELAEKLKKLIEQYELREEHIDKVFKHKELQQQLVDAKLQRTAELMREVEEKQQRERELLLKNATESRHKCELMKEQELQLKQQLTLYMDKFEEFQTTLAKSNEVFTSFRQEMEKMTKKIKKLEKETTLWRTKWETNNQTLLQMAEEKTVRDKHYKALQGKLERLEKLCRALQRERNDLNQKLGALQGPAKNPEEEGTGPPDPQPEELHSQSADGGMDGEIDGEMECLVPETERLGLQPEKEPTTKQLDDD